In Fimbriiglobus ruber, a genomic segment contains:
- a CDS encoding prenyltransferase/squalene oxidase repeat-containing protein, whose protein sequence is MRHVRSLLTFAAVAFAFVLVAQPADADEKIKMDEKTKKAVENALAYLKDQQQPDGSWGRDKNTAITSFVLLAYMSNGHVPNQGLYGPEVAKGVRFLLAIARDDGYIVAPGGNMYSHGMSTLVLTQVYGMTGDAEVKKTLKKAVDLIVNTQNGEGGWRYDPAPTGADISVTIMQVMALRGAKDSGLHVPDATIKKAVAYINKCHDGRTGGYRYQPFSAGAGYARTAAGVCVLQLSGDYEAKQIARAVDYLETTGDDQAGHYWYGHYYAAHAFHQVGGKKWEEYYTRMRNRLLATQKRNGEWYEPRWEGSVGAQYQTAIAVLILSVPADYLPIYQR, encoded by the coding sequence ATGCGGCACGTCAGGTCACTTCTCACCTTCGCCGCGGTCGCATTCGCGTTCGTTCTCGTGGCCCAGCCAGCCGACGCGGACGAAAAGATCAAGATGGACGAGAAGACCAAGAAGGCCGTCGAAAACGCACTCGCGTACCTCAAGGACCAGCAGCAACCTGACGGCTCGTGGGGCCGGGACAAGAACACGGCCATCACCTCGTTCGTACTCCTCGCTTACATGTCCAACGGGCACGTCCCGAACCAGGGGCTGTACGGCCCGGAGGTCGCCAAGGGCGTCCGCTTCCTCCTCGCCATCGCCCGGGACGACGGCTACATCGTCGCTCCGGGGGGAAACATGTACAGCCACGGGATGTCCACCCTGGTACTCACCCAGGTGTACGGGATGACCGGGGACGCGGAAGTGAAGAAAACGCTGAAAAAGGCGGTCGACCTGATTGTCAACACTCAGAACGGCGAGGGCGGCTGGCGGTACGATCCGGCCCCGACCGGGGCGGATATCTCGGTCACGATCATGCAAGTCATGGCCCTCCGCGGGGCCAAGGACAGCGGCTTACACGTCCCCGACGCAACGATCAAGAAGGCCGTGGCCTACATCAACAAGTGCCACGACGGGCGGACCGGCGGGTACCGCTACCAGCCGTTTTCCGCCGGCGCCGGCTACGCCCGGACTGCGGCCGGCGTCTGCGTCCTGCAACTCTCCGGCGACTACGAGGCGAAGCAGATCGCCCGCGCGGTCGATTACCTGGAGACGACCGGGGACGACCAGGCGGGGCATTACTGGTACGGCCACTATTACGCCGCTCACGCCTTCCACCAGGTCGGCGGCAAGAAGTGGGAGGAATATTACACCCGCATGCGGAACCGCTTGCTCGCCACCCAGAAGCGGAACGGCGAGTGGTACGAGCCGCGGTGGGAAGGCAGCGTGGGCGCGCAATACCAGACCGCGATCGCGGTCCTCATCCTGTCCGTGCCGGCGGATTACCTGCCGATTTACCAGCGGTAA
- a CDS encoding DUF4058 family protein, whose product MPMHDWTGVEPTIYHHFHQRWSVAIADILNAGLLPPGLSALIEQHTGGVVPDVLAVERRRRPRLSGSGTMEAPQTRWKISARTDGLHLRANRIAIRHRLGEVVCILEIVSPGNKASRSAVRQFVEKTMEFIRAGVNVLLVDPFPPTPRDPHSLHKLIWDEIEEAPFETPGDEPLLSASYRVGDDAVGLPPVAFLETFRVGGSVPDMPAWLDPDSYVSVPLERAYQVAWDVCPADYRYLVEHGRFPDE is encoded by the coding sequence ATGCCGATGCACGATTGGACCGGAGTCGAACCGACTATCTACCACCACTTCCATCAGCGATGGTCGGTCGCGATAGCGGATATCCTCAACGCGGGGTTGTTGCCACCCGGGCTGTCGGCGTTGATCGAACAGCATACCGGTGGTGTGGTGCCCGACGTCCTCGCTGTCGAGCGGCGCCGGCGCCCCCGACTCTCCGGTAGCGGGACGATGGAGGCTCCTCAAACGCGCTGGAAGATCAGTGCTCGGACCGACGGGCTACACCTGCGGGCCAATCGTATCGCCATCCGCCACCGGTTGGGTGAAGTCGTTTGCATCCTCGAGATTGTCTCGCCCGGGAACAAAGCAAGTCGGTCGGCGGTGCGGCAATTTGTCGAGAAGACCATGGAATTCATTCGGGCCGGCGTGAATGTCCTGTTAGTCGATCCGTTCCCGCCGACGCCCCGCGACCCGCACTCGCTCCACAAGCTCATTTGGGACGAGATCGAGGAAGCCCCGTTTGAGACTCCGGGGGACGAACCCTTGCTGTCGGCATCGTATCGCGTCGGCGATGACGCCGTCGGCTTGCCGCCGGTGGCGTTTCTGGAGACCTTCCGCGTCGGGGGATCAGTGCCCGACATGCCCGCCTGGCTCGACCCCGACTCTTACGTGTCAGTGCCACTCGAACGCGCCTATCAGGTGGCCTGGGATGTATGCCCGGCGGATTACCGATATCTGGTCGAACACGGACGGTTTCCGGATGAATAA